One window of Diabrotica undecimpunctata isolate CICGRU chromosome 8, icDiaUnde3, whole genome shotgun sequence genomic DNA carries:
- the LOC140447532 gene encoding uncharacterized protein, giving the protein MDISAAKCRLCLSQKDLVLVFNCDDVGHKKMKELILLTTGVEILEKDVVSRKICANCSKIVIKMHEFRERSIKADKYLKEKIIEHLRSTEMKIPNTNVTISTTKQLRKEQLDDSNHNLCQNEFNEFDGSKKDEKFIILDSYSLNSNLPKKVKVHESVSELFTRYPNLKLLTDVLIFDVNPFIRLELGAVEKYCSDNNINLKLATERATEVNTARKKTTPLHNKTISNSDSSSETNISKNKSFSPNNLENDHAQLTVDPVDDRTNFKVTPISIKLVDDHAKFKIISNDSSKRKRESSESKETITETKQSKIKRRRISSSVFISDTDTTNPTLFEALELKPSKPLSKQTKTHKCNICLSVHKNAKALKLHYQEHFCCSFCKARFRRIECRISHEKKCTVGHALNTKLYVELTRVNLYSILRNKYLNCKSVINKNSLHCNEVIVLSDDDEPVIKSTSLSNSSTSKSNSDLSVGITDAQNILGKVNVPEKEIKTVNAVTVVANESSSTVINECETELNKVTIYSSAKSNTFPQSPATVGNNEILPQVEVSNTPNVEILPVQYSSTAIVTPDIKIQNDTLPNTNNLNSSGLTLLIDLLRLAKRVKHKSLKAPSTEDITRNGIMKNMFLQLGLYKVPVNIRHGEHCVTISGQESETNKEVTMWNDVKPLPLFNKKANVDINDITLKPSEAVLINTVKTNNPPTVQPRVSLSSILNGAPSICQTLGSILTPNTQYSKTHGSSQDQTIVSSSNIPSHSSVPVTSPNIDRTVFSQHFTPNFLNTSNAHLLNSSNTTSPVNSNASSPQRLLHTPNNAIVNISTHNSRQDLTSLSSTSINSTNDISQVFRPPGVMTNSNHTSIVRPNNTSQLNRNASSPQIVPYTLNNAIVNNTTNNSRQEFINLSINSPNSISQNFRSSDGAIMTDENNPSISRPISNPVVTDRNITNYNRWSSTPKQKNAQFTYSKRSNQQLTAPLSNNQCVILNPLVANSFTTQYNNLHQNTLNAPMIRVKSIHELK; this is encoded by the exons attttggaaaaagacgTCGTCTCGAGGAAAATATGTGCCAATTGCAGTAAAATCGTTATCAAAATGCACGAGTTCAGAGAGAGATCTATTAAGGCTGACAAATATCTTAAG gaAAAAATTATCGAGCATTTAAGATCGACGGAAATGAAAATTCCCAACACCAATGTAACGATTTCAACAACAAAACAACTCCGAAAAGAACAACTAGACGATTCCAATCATAATCTATGTCAAAATGAATTCAATGAGTTTGATGGATCGAAAAAAGAtgagaaatttattattttggacAGTTATTCTCttaattcaaatttacctaaAAAAGTAAAAGTTCACGAATCAGTGTCAGAACTATTTACGCGTTATCCGAACCTTAAATTGCTAACTGATGTTCTCATTTTCGATGTAAATCCCTTCATTAGGTTAGAATTAGGTGCAGTCGAAAAATACTGTagtgataataatataaatttaaaattagctACTGAAAGAGCAACGGAAGTAAATACAGCTCGTAAAAAGACTACACCGTTACATAATAAAACTATCTCGAATTCAGATAGTTCTTCagaaacaaatatttcaaaaaacaaaagttttagtCCGAATAATCTGGAAAACGATCACGCTCAGTTGACAGTTGATCCCGTAGATGACCGGACTAATTTCAAAGTAACTCCTATTAGTATCAAACTTGTTGATGATCATgcaaagtttaaaattatttctaatgactcatctaaacgtaaAAGAGAAAGTAGTGAAAGTAAAGAGACAATTACCGAaacaaaacaaagcaaaattaaaagaagaagaatatcttcgAGTGTCTTTATATCCGATACAGACACAACTAACCCAACATTGTTTGAAGCTTTAGAATTAAAACCCAGTAAACCTTTATCTAAACAAACAAAGACGCATAAGTGCAATATTTGTTTATCAGTACACAAAAACGCAAAGGCTCTTAAGCTTCATTATCAAGAACATTTTTGTTGCAGTTTTTGTAAAGCAAGATTTAGACGAATCGAATGTAGAATAAGTCATGAAAAGAAATGTACCGTAGGTCACGCCTTAAATACTAAACTATACGTCGAATTAACTAGAGTTAATTTGTATTCAATTCTTAGAAACAAATATCTTAATTGCAAGTCTGTCATCAACAAAAATAGTTTACATTGTAACGAAGTTATAGTATTATCCGACGATGACGAACCAGTTATTAAGTCTACTAGCTTATCTAATTCTTCCACATCGAAATCTAATTCTGATTTATCAGTAGGTATAACTGACGCCCAAAATATTCTAGGGAAAGTTAATGTGCCAGAAAAGGAAATTAAAACAGTCAATGCGGTAACAGTTGTTGCAAATGAATCTAGTAGTACTGTGATTAATGAATGTGAAACGGAATTGAACAAAGTTACAATATATTCCTCAGCTAAATCGAACACGTTTCCACAGTCCCCTGCTACAGTCGGCAACAACGAAATTTTACCTCAAGTTGAGGTCTCGAACACTCCTAATGTAGAAATATTACCAGTACAATATTCAAGCACAGCAATAGTAACGCCTGATATTAAAATACAAAACGACACATTACCAAATACCAATAATTTAAATAGTTCCGGTCTTACTCTGCTAATTGACTTATTACGACTTGCAAAACGAGTCAAGCATAAATCGTTAAAAGCACCAAGTACTGAGGATATAACTAGAAATGGGataatgaaaaatatgtttttacaatTAGGCTTGTATAAAGTTCCAGTAAATATTCGACATGGTGAACATTGTGTAACTATCTCTGGACAAGAATCTGAAACAAACAAAGAGGTAACAATGTGGAATGACGTAAAACCATTACCTTTATTTAATAAAAAGGCAAATGTGGATATTAACGATATAACATTGAAACCAAGTGAAGCTGTACTCATAAATACTGTAAAGACAAATAATCCACCGACGGTGCAACCTAGGGTTTCGCTTTCGAGCATATTGAACGGTGCACCATCAATTTGTCAAACCCTAGGAAGTATATTAACGCCTAATACCCAATATTCCAAAACACATGGTTCATCCCAAGATCAAACAATAGTATCTAGTTCTAATATACCTTCACATTCCTCTGTACCAGTAACTTCTCCTAATATTGATCGAACCGTTTTTTCCCAACATTTTACTCCCAATTTTCTTAATACTTCAAACGCACATTTACTTAATTCTTCAAATACTACTTCACCAGTAAATAGTAATGCCAGTTCTCCACAAAGACTTCTCCATACTCCAAACAACGCAATAGTTAATATCTCTACACATAATTCTCGACAAGATTTAACATCTCTATCAAGCACTTCAATTAATTCAACAAATGATATTTCTCAAGTTTTTAGACCACCTGGCGTTATGACAAATAGTAATCATACATCAATTGTAAGACCAAATAATACTTCACAACTGAATAGAAATGCCAGTTCTCCACAAATAGTTCCCTATACTCTAAACAACGCAATAGTTAATAACACTACTAATAATTCTCGACAAGAGTTTATAAACCTATCAATCAATTCACCAAACAGTATTTCTCAAAATTTTAGATCGTCTGACGGTGCCATTATGACAGATGAAAATAATCCATCAATTTCAAGACCTATTTCAAATCCTGTAGTAACTGATCGCAACATTACCAACTACAATCGTTGGAGTTCTACACCTAAGCAAAAAAATGCGCAATTTACATATTCTAAACGTAGTAATCAACAGTTGACTGCACCTTTGTCAAATAATCAGTGTGTCATACTTAACCCTCTAGTTGCAAATAGTTTTACAACTCAATACAATAATCTTCATCAGAATACCTTGAACGCACCCATGATTAGAGTTAAAAGTATACAtgaattaaaataa
- the LOC140447533 gene encoding uncharacterized protein, producing the protein MRPTTIFYLYAIIWLTNSEQIHKKYTNTPINKSPGIYYEHIKNVQFIETHWNILSHIPLQPFTDKLNFVDLTYQKTLRLCQNKPVLIELRLCDTSLKLLGQIIPRLFQDEQTLKNIILHEHFRPKRALFNAIGSVFRTLFGTLDSDDAENFNNAINKAESNENHLLDLLKQQIHVVKATIANFNNSITNLDRNKVIFDKNFESITNYTDKMNNKYFNLDLKQKIEEHFTLLTFFITELQQEYSTLINVILFARNNNLHPSVITPEQLIQELSKTVTHLPSTSTYPFPLTIDYAHKYFDIILLKYIYFDNKILITVSIPLVSNTPYSLFKLISLPIIHPTLKRLTFILPSVKYLVLSENRNIYVTIDTLEDCYSLDEEKLICKNPDTFRFTHTNPICETELLTSITNIPSSCDTRIIQTEYEIWHKLNKPNSWIYVLPKPTDLTLSCQTSTPISIVLSNTGTFSTSNNCKTYTGSTILISVSNPKESNFQSIIPDLSLPEVCCDDIKINNESKLHLVPLQLNNLDRDALNLASHKLDNLEKMTSETNINFSDTIKNSSYFTYAILFLIKCMLLYILYRIIKYFYRRFRRNPSHSCQQITNCLTLNICQSKRKHVHETDLSIDCKHNKDNNYSESKKCEETSFTETTPIRRSERLSRLKETI; encoded by the exons atgcgaccaacaacaatattctactt gtatgcaataatatggctgacaaatagtgaacaaattcacaagaaatataccaatactcctatcaacaaatcacctggaatctattacgaacacataaaaaatgttcaatttattgaaactcattggaacatattaagtcatattcctttacaaccttttacagacaaattaaattttgtagatctcacctatcaaaaaacattaagactgtgtcaaaacaaaccagttcttattgaattacgattatgcgatacttcactaaaactcttaggacaaatcatacctagactctttcaagatgaacaaactttaaaaaacataattctgcatgaacattttagaccaaaacgcgctctatttaatgcaattggatctgttttcaggaccttattcggtaccttagacagtgatgatgctgaaaatttcaataatgctattaacaaagctgaaagtaacgaaaatcatcttcttgatttactaaaacaacaaattcatgtagtaaaagccacgattgcaaattttaataactctattacaaatctagaccgaaacaaagtgatttttgataaaaattttgaatcaattaccaattacacagataaaatgaataataaatattttaatttagatttaaaacaaaaaattgaagaacattttaccttactaactttctttataacagaattacaacaagaatattctactttaataaacgttattctatttgcaagaaataataaccttcatccttctgttataacacctgagcaactaattcaagaattatctaaaacggtaacgcatttacctagtacatcgacttatccatttccattgactatcgattatgctcataaatatttcgatatcattttacttaaatatatatattttgataacaagattttaattacggttagtatacctttggttagtaatactccttattctctttttaaactaatatctcttcctataattcatccaacattaaagagacttacctttattcttccatctgtcaaatatcttgttctttcagaaaatagaaacatttatgttactattgatacattagaagactgttattcattagatgaagaaaaacttatttgcaaaaatcctgatactttccgatttacacacactaatccaatttgtgaaactgaattgttaacttcaataacaaacataccatctagttgcgatactcgtataattcaaacagaatatgaaatttggcataaattaaacaaaccaaattcttggatatatgttttacccaaaccaacagatttaactttaagctgtcagactagtacgccaatatctattgttctttcaaacacaggtactttttctacttcgaataattgcaaaacttacaccggatcaactattttgatatctgtctcaaatccaaaagaaagtaattttcagtctatcattccggatttatcccttccagaagtctgttgtgatgatattaagataaataatgaatccaaattacaccttgttcccttacaattaaataatctcgatcgagatgcattaaatttagcaagccataaactagataatttagagaaaatgacctcagaaacaaatattaatttttcagacacaataaaaaatagttcttatttcacttatgcaatcttatttttgataaaatgtatgttactttatattttatacaggataattaaatatttttaccgacgatttcgtagaaatccgtcacatagttgtcaacaaattacaaattgtttaacactaaatatatgtcaaagtaaacgaaaacatgtacatgagacagatttaagtatagattgtaaacataataaagacaataattatagtgaatccaaaaagtgtgaagagactagtttcacagagactacaccgataagacgaagtgaaagactatcgagactaaaagaaactatttaa